In Bradyrhizobium paxllaeri, the genomic stretch TTCGCGTCCGTGAAGCGGTCCCGGGTAAAGCGAGCCAGCTGCGTGGGTGGTCGAACTGCGCGGTTCTCTCGGCGTTCCTGTTGGGGAGATCGAGCTGGGCATGGACGCCGCACGGTCTCTACCGGCAATTGCTCCGCGAAAAGTCAACACGGCCCGCAGATGTTCAGCAGCTTCTCGTCGACCAATTCACCGAAGTCGTCAGCCACTACTCGTCCAACGCCCTGAGTGTCGGTGCCGACCAGCTTTCCCTGCCACTAAGGGAGTTGCTCATCACCATTGGACGCAATCTTCTCGGTACGATGATGACGCCGTCGTTGCTGGAGGTCTGCTACACGGCCATCCTCGAAGCGGACCGCTACCCCGATGCGACACGAGCCTATGCGCAACATGGCCCTAAGCCGGCCATCGCAGTCCTTGCCAAAATTCTCGCAAAAGCGAAGCACGCCGGCGAAATCGATCTGGCGGATTGCGAAGCCGGCGCCCGCCAGTTTCTTGGAATGCTCCACGGAAACATCCATCTGGAAGCCGTGCTCCAGCTCGGCGACATACCAACGCTTTCCGAGATCGATTTGCGCGCTCGCACTACAGTGAAAGCCTTTCTCGATGGTGCTGTGCCTTGCGAGATGGCGCCAATCGTTGCACGAGCATTGACGGCGTGACAGCTGAGGAACTCCCGGGCAAGAAGCAGCCATCGTGTCCCGCCGTGCTCCTGGAGGCGGCGCTCCAGACAATCGCGGCGTGGATCGTACGGCTTCCAGCCTCGATTCGGAATAGCCCGAACTACCCGCAAAGGTCGCCGTGCTTTCGACTTCATCAACCAGTGTCGGACATTCTGTAAACCGCTCATTGCGCGAAGACTGGTCGACGGACGGAAAGCGTTGACGCATTCGCACGCTTCAGGAAGCCTCGCAATCGGCTAGTGCCCTTGCAGAAAGTCGGCACGAACTGGTGCAAAGCCTGACGGGGGCACGTCAAGACGTACAGCAATGCCCTCCAGCGCCGGGCTCGGCGCTGGATAAAGCTTCATCACCAGCGGGTCGTGCCCCGGAACGATATGGTTTTCGTCCGGTGCGAGCGTGAGCAATCGTTCGAACCCCTCGAGCATCTCACCGATGTGCAGCGCCGTAGTGAACGGCCGCTCGCTTGCCATGTTCTCGTAGAAATGGCTGACATCGGAGGCAAGCACGACAAAACCCCTGCGCGTCCTGACACGGACGAACTGAAGTCCGGCCGAATGGCCGCCTGCCGCATGGATCGTCAAACCGGGCGCGAGTTCGGCATCGCCATTGTAGAACAAGACCCTGCGGGCATAATTGAGCCGCACAATCCCGCAGATGTCCTCGACCTCAAAGGAGTGCGACAGCCGCGGATACCGCATGAAGCGACCGGTGGCATAGGCCAGCTCACGTTCCTGAAGGTGGAAGCGCGCCTTCGGAAACCGGTCGAAATTGCCGGCATGGTCGTAGTGCAAATGCGTGAGGATTACGTCCTCGACCGCATTCACATCAATGCCGAACGCGTCGAGTGTCTCGACCGGACAACGCAGGAAAGTCCGATTGCGCTTCTTCGATACTTCCACGTTGAAGCCGGTATCGATGACGAAGGTACGTCCCCCTCCTCTCGCCACCCACATGAAGTAGTCCATCGGCATCGGTCCGTCGTGCGGATCTCCGCCGATGAAGTGATCGCTGCGCCGCGCATCGCGGGTCGCATAGCGAATGGCGAAGAGTTCATACTCCTGCTCAGCCATGCGATCTCCTGCCATCCTCGCGATTAATCACTTTGCCTCGACTTCGTTGAACGCCTCGCGCGCGTTGCGGAAGGCATCAATACCGGCAGGCACGCCGCAGTAGACCGCCACCTGCAGCAGGATTTCCTTGATCTCGTCCTTGGTGAGGCCGTTCTTTAGCGCGCCTTTGACATGCAGCTTCAGTTCGTGCGGACGGTTCAGCGCGCCGAGCATCGCCAGATTGACGATGCTGCGGGTTCTCCGGTCCATCCCAGGCCGGGTCCACAGCGCCCCCCAGCAGAATTCGGTCGACCATTCGGCCATCGTGCGGGTGAATTCATCGGCGCCCGCGATCGACTTGTTGACGTAGTCCTCGCCGAGCACTTCCTTGCGGACCTTGAGGCCCTTTTCGAACAGTTCGCTTTTGCTCATGGATCGTCCTTTCAGGTTTGTAGAGCGTTACTGTTTGATCAATGGTGTGGAGCCTTCGTGGTGCAGGCGCTGCATCAGGCTGGGGATGTCGTCGCATGCGTCGAGCTGCCAGACCGCCTCGATGATACGTTCGGCATCCCAATTGCTTCCCCCGGTGCGCACGCCGTCACGCAGTTTAGCTTCGATGTCACGATCGCCGAGCGGGTCGGCAAGACTGCCGCGCGGAGACGTCACGGTTTCAGCCACGGTCTCTCCCGATGCCAGGCGGATGCTGACATGCGCTGCACCGTCAGGCATGGAGCCGTCGAGTTCGGCCCGCACCTTCTCGCGGAATTTTGCAATGTCGGGCCGAAACACCGTTTCGCGCGCAAACTCAGAGACGCCGGCGGCTCCGATCAGCAGGCTGCAGGCAACGCAATGATGAATACTCACGCGGGCATCGCGCTCGTTCCTGACCGGCCGGTCCCCGCGTGCAAGCAATAGTGCAGACCCCTGCACTATCACCGCCTCGATTTGATCGATCCGTCCAATGCGGCTGCGCAGCGCAAAGCAGGCGTCGATGACAGCATGAAACACGATGCCTGCTGGATAGGGCTTGTAGGTGTTCTTCGATATCTCCCACGTCCGGCCAAGGCTGCCGAGCAGGCGTTCGAGATCGGGATCATCACCCATGGCGCGCGCCCAGCCGAGCGGCCCCTCGATCGCCCGTGGCGCGGCTTCATAGCCCTGCTGCGCAAGCAATGCGGCGAACAACCCGTTCCGCGCAGCATTGCCGACGCTGACATTCTTGGCTGCGGTCGGAAGATTCTCGACATTGCCCGCCGATTGGCTCGCGGCAATGCCGATCGCATTGGCGATGCCGTCCGCAGACAACCCGAGCAGTTTCGCACAGGCCGCCGCCGCACCGAAGATCCCGCAGGTCGAGGTGATGTGCCAACCGCGTGCATAGTGGTGCGGAGAGACGGCGTTGCCGATGCGGCACTCGACCTCCACGCCCAGGATGAAAGCCGTCAGAACGTCGCGGCCGGGCAGCTCGCGCGCCTCCGCTAGCGCAAACGCGGGAGCTGCAACTGGTGCAGCAGGATGGATGATCGTTTCCGGGTGGGTGTCGTCGAAATCGAGCAGGTTGGCCGAGATGGCGTTGACGAATGCCGCACTCATCGCATCGAGCCGGTCAGTCCGGCCGATCACTGCCGAGGTCGCGGCACCGCTAAACGGCGACAA encodes the following:
- a CDS encoding MmgE/PrpD family protein; amino-acid sequence: MAELVAATSWADVAAQQHEAKRSILNFFATALGSAHDPAVTIAMRTLSPFSGAATSAVIGRTDRLDAMSAAFVNAISANLLDFDDTHPETIIHPAAPVAAPAFALAEARELPGRDVLTAFILGVEVECRIGNAVSPHHYARGWHITSTCGIFGAAAACAKLLGLSADGIANAIGIAASQSAGNVENLPTAAKNVSVGNAARNGLFAALLAQQGYEAAPRAIEGPLGWARAMGDDPDLERLLGSLGRTWEISKNTYKPYPAGIVFHAVIDACFALRSRIGRIDQIEAVIVQGSALLLARGDRPVRNERDARVSIHHCVACSLLIGAAGVSEFARETVFRPDIAKFREKVRAELDGSMPDGAAHVSIRLASGETVAETVTSPRGSLADPLGDRDIEAKLRDGVRTGGSNWDAERIIEAVWQLDACDDIPSLMQRLHHEGSTPLIKQ
- a CDS encoding N-acyl homoserine lactonase family protein, which produces MAEQEYELFAIRYATRDARRSDHFIGGDPHDGPMPMDYFMWVARGGGRTFVIDTGFNVEVSKKRNRTFLRCPVETLDAFGIDVNAVEDVILTHLHYDHAGNFDRFPKARFHLQERELAYATGRFMRYPRLSHSFEVEDICGIVRLNYARRVLFYNGDAELAPGLTIHAAGGHSAGLQFVRVRTRRGFVVLASDVSHFYENMASERPFTTALHIGEMLEGFERLLTLAPDENHIVPGHDPLVMKLYPAPSPALEGIAVRLDVPPSGFAPVRADFLQGH
- a CDS encoding TetR/AcrR family transcriptional regulator C-terminal domain-containing protein — its product is MSAANDIVQSNRTWLRRSGESPSRLKVVGDVPPDLANSIDENGSLVTVDPADWIVCFVPGLRRQWWHRFVHHRHKHVFAMRPTSTGSWLLVEPWWTRMMVTILPPADAVRFLRWGAMGDILRVREAVPGKASQLRGWSNCAVLSAFLLGRSSWAWTPHGLYRQLLREKSTRPADVQQLLVDQFTEVVSHYSSNALSVGADQLSLPLRELLITIGRNLLGTMMTPSLLEVCYTAILEADRYPDATRAYAQHGPKPAIAVLAKILAKAKHAGEIDLADCEAGARQFLGMLHGNIHLEAVLQLGDIPTLSEIDLRARTTVKAFLDGAVPCEMAPIVARALTA
- a CDS encoding carboxymuconolactone decarboxylase family protein, whose protein sequence is MSKSELFEKGLKVRKEVLGEDYVNKSIAGADEFTRTMAEWSTEFCWGALWTRPGMDRRTRSIVNLAMLGALNRPHELKLHVKGALKNGLTKDEIKEILLQVAVYCGVPAGIDAFRNAREAFNEVEAK